The following proteins are encoded in a genomic region of Magallana gigas chromosome 1, xbMagGiga1.1, whole genome shotgun sequence:
- the LOC105342646 gene encoding ras-related protein Rab-27B isoform X3, producing the protein MSDSDLTMEDVGPPNGSPTHFGSHGNLAASADYDYLIKFLALGDSAVGKTCFLHQYIDKEFKASFASTVGVDFREKRLVHRVPGADGVVGRSHRIHLQLWDTAGQERFRSLTTAFFRDAMGFILLFDLTNEQSFVNIRNWLTQLQTHAYCENPDIILCGNKADLEDQRKVSEERARDVAEKHGLPYFETSAATGQNVAKVVECLLDMVMLRMEQCMDKTQRPFAQNGRRLQKGEIDEYNRDSKCLC; encoded by the exons ATGTCAG ACTCCGATTTGACCATGGAGGATGTGGGGCCCCCCAATGGATCCCCGACCCACTTTGGTTCCCACGGCAACCTTGCTGCATCTGCTGATTATGACTACCTCATCAAGTTCCTGGCTCTAG GTGACTCAGCCGTGGGCAAAACCTGCTTCCTACATCAGTATATAGACAAGGAATTCAAAGCTAGTTTTGCTTCGACGGTGGGGGTGGATTTCAGAGAAAAAAGACTG GTTCACCGTGTCCCTGGAGCAGACGGTGTTGTTGGGAGGAGTCACAGGATCCACCTACAGCTGTGGGACACCGCGGGCCAAGAGAG ATTTCGAAGTCTCACAACAGCGTTCTTCCGTGATGCCATGGGCTTTATCCTACTGTTCGATCTGACCAATGAGCAATCCTTTGTCAACATCAGAAACTGGCTGACCCAGTTACAGACGCATGCGTACTGCGAAAATCCCGACATCATTCTGTGTGGAAACAAGGCAGACCTAGAGGACCAGAGAAAAGTGTCTGAAGAACGGGCCAGGGATGTGGCTGAAAAGCATGG GCTTCCATATTTTGAGACGAGCGCCGCGACTGGTCAAAACGTTGCTAAGGTCGTGGAGTGTTTGTTGGACATGGTGATGTTAAGGATGGAGCAGTGCATGGACAAAACGCAGCGACCATTCGCACAAAATGGCCGCCGACTGCAGAAAGGAGAGATTGACGAATATAACCGAGACTCCAAATGTCTCTGTTAA
- the LOC105342646 gene encoding ras-related protein Rab-27B isoform X2, with protein MMTAVILPFSSHVLNFRFDVSTRRKITDSDLTMEDVGPPNGSPTHFGSHGNLAASADYDYLIKFLALGDSGVGKTSFLYQYTDRQFHAKFISTVGIDFREKRVVHRVPGADGVVGRSHRIHLQLWDTAGQERFRSLTTAFFRDAMGFILLFDLTNEQSFVNIRNWLTQLQTHAYCENPDIILCGNKADLEDQRKVSEERARDVAEKHGLPYFETSAATGQNVAKVVECLLDMVMLRMEQCMDKTQRPFAQNGRRLQKGEIDEYNRDSKCLC; from the exons ACTCCGATTTGACCATGGAGGATGTGGGGCCCCCCAATGGATCCCCGACCCACTTTGGTTCCCACGGCAACCTTGCTGCATCTGCTGATTATGACTACCTCATCAAGTTCCTGGCTCTAG GTGATTCTGGCGTGGGAAAGACCAGTTTTTTGTACCAATATACAGACAGACAATTTCACGCCAAGTTTATCTCAACTGTAGGGATTGATTTCAGAGAGAAGCGGGTG GTTCACCGTGTCCCTGGAGCAGACGGTGTTGTTGGGAGGAGTCACAGGATCCACCTACAGCTGTGGGACACCGCGGGCCAAGAGAG ATTTCGAAGTCTCACAACAGCGTTCTTCCGTGATGCCATGGGCTTTATCCTACTGTTCGATCTGACCAATGAGCAATCCTTTGTCAACATCAGAAACTGGCTGACCCAGTTACAGACGCATGCGTACTGCGAAAATCCCGACATCATTCTGTGTGGAAACAAGGCAGACCTAGAGGACCAGAGAAAAGTGTCTGAAGAACGGGCCAGGGATGTGGCTGAAAAGCATGG GCTTCCATATTTTGAGACGAGCGCCGCGACTGGTCAAAACGTTGCTAAGGTCGTGGAGTGTTTGTTGGACATGGTGATGTTAAGGATGGAGCAGTGCATGGACAAAACGCAGCGACCATTCGCACAAAATGGCCGCCGACTGCAGAAAGGAGAGATTGACGAATATAACCGAGACTCCAAATGTCTCTGTTAA
- the LOC105342646 gene encoding ras-related protein Rab-27B isoform X1, translated as MMTAVILPFSSHVLNFRFDVSTRRKITDSDLTMEDVGPPNGSPTHFGSHGNLAASADYDYLIKFLALGDSAVGKTCFLHQYIDKEFKASFASTVGVDFREKRLVHRVPGADGVVGRSHRIHLQLWDTAGQERFRSLTTAFFRDAMGFILLFDLTNEQSFVNIRNWLTQLQTHAYCENPDIILCGNKADLEDQRKVSEERARDVAEKHGLPYFETSAATGQNVAKVVECLLDMVMLRMEQCMDKTQRPFAQNGRRLQKGEIDEYNRDSKCLC; from the exons ACTCCGATTTGACCATGGAGGATGTGGGGCCCCCCAATGGATCCCCGACCCACTTTGGTTCCCACGGCAACCTTGCTGCATCTGCTGATTATGACTACCTCATCAAGTTCCTGGCTCTAG GTGACTCAGCCGTGGGCAAAACCTGCTTCCTACATCAGTATATAGACAAGGAATTCAAAGCTAGTTTTGCTTCGACGGTGGGGGTGGATTTCAGAGAAAAAAGACTG GTTCACCGTGTCCCTGGAGCAGACGGTGTTGTTGGGAGGAGTCACAGGATCCACCTACAGCTGTGGGACACCGCGGGCCAAGAGAG ATTTCGAAGTCTCACAACAGCGTTCTTCCGTGATGCCATGGGCTTTATCCTACTGTTCGATCTGACCAATGAGCAATCCTTTGTCAACATCAGAAACTGGCTGACCCAGTTACAGACGCATGCGTACTGCGAAAATCCCGACATCATTCTGTGTGGAAACAAGGCAGACCTAGAGGACCAGAGAAAAGTGTCTGAAGAACGGGCCAGGGATGTGGCTGAAAAGCATGG GCTTCCATATTTTGAGACGAGCGCCGCGACTGGTCAAAACGTTGCTAAGGTCGTGGAGTGTTTGTTGGACATGGTGATGTTAAGGATGGAGCAGTGCATGGACAAAACGCAGCGACCATTCGCACAAAATGGCCGCCGACTGCAGAAAGGAGAGATTGACGAATATAACCGAGACTCCAAATGTCTCTGTTAA
- the LOC105342646 gene encoding ras-related protein Rab-27B isoform X5, with protein sequence MEDVGPPNGSPTHFGSHGNLAASADYDYLIKFLALGDSGVGKTSFLYQYTDRQFHAKFISTVGIDFREKRVVHRVPGADGVVGRSHRIHLQLWDTAGQERFRSLTTAFFRDAMGFILLFDLTNEQSFVNIRNWLTQLQTHAYCENPDIILCGNKADLEDQRKVSEERARDVAEKHGLPYFETSAATGQNVAKVVECLLDMVMLRMEQCMDKTQRPFAQNGRRLQKGEIDEYNRDSKCLC encoded by the exons ATGGAGGATGTGGGGCCCCCCAATGGATCCCCGACCCACTTTGGTTCCCACGGCAACCTTGCTGCATCTGCTGATTATGACTACCTCATCAAGTTCCTGGCTCTAG GTGATTCTGGCGTGGGAAAGACCAGTTTTTTGTACCAATATACAGACAGACAATTTCACGCCAAGTTTATCTCAACTGTAGGGATTGATTTCAGAGAGAAGCGGGTG GTTCACCGTGTCCCTGGAGCAGACGGTGTTGTTGGGAGGAGTCACAGGATCCACCTACAGCTGTGGGACACCGCGGGCCAAGAGAG ATTTCGAAGTCTCACAACAGCGTTCTTCCGTGATGCCATGGGCTTTATCCTACTGTTCGATCTGACCAATGAGCAATCCTTTGTCAACATCAGAAACTGGCTGACCCAGTTACAGACGCATGCGTACTGCGAAAATCCCGACATCATTCTGTGTGGAAACAAGGCAGACCTAGAGGACCAGAGAAAAGTGTCTGAAGAACGGGCCAGGGATGTGGCTGAAAAGCATGG GCTTCCATATTTTGAGACGAGCGCCGCGACTGGTCAAAACGTTGCTAAGGTCGTGGAGTGTTTGTTGGACATGGTGATGTTAAGGATGGAGCAGTGCATGGACAAAACGCAGCGACCATTCGCACAAAATGGCCGCCGACTGCAGAAAGGAGAGATTGACGAATATAACCGAGACTCCAAATGTCTCTGTTAA
- the LOC105342646 gene encoding ras-related protein Rab-27B isoform X4: MEDVGPPNGSPTHFGSHGNLAASADYDYLIKFLALGDSAVGKTCFLHQYIDKEFKASFASTVGVDFREKRLVHRVPGADGVVGRSHRIHLQLWDTAGQERFRSLTTAFFRDAMGFILLFDLTNEQSFVNIRNWLTQLQTHAYCENPDIILCGNKADLEDQRKVSEERARDVAEKHGLPYFETSAATGQNVAKVVECLLDMVMLRMEQCMDKTQRPFAQNGRRLQKGEIDEYNRDSKCLC, encoded by the exons ATGGAGGATGTGGGGCCCCCCAATGGATCCCCGACCCACTTTGGTTCCCACGGCAACCTTGCTGCATCTGCTGATTATGACTACCTCATCAAGTTCCTGGCTCTAG GTGACTCAGCCGTGGGCAAAACCTGCTTCCTACATCAGTATATAGACAAGGAATTCAAAGCTAGTTTTGCTTCGACGGTGGGGGTGGATTTCAGAGAAAAAAGACTG GTTCACCGTGTCCCTGGAGCAGACGGTGTTGTTGGGAGGAGTCACAGGATCCACCTACAGCTGTGGGACACCGCGGGCCAAGAGAG ATTTCGAAGTCTCACAACAGCGTTCTTCCGTGATGCCATGGGCTTTATCCTACTGTTCGATCTGACCAATGAGCAATCCTTTGTCAACATCAGAAACTGGCTGACCCAGTTACAGACGCATGCGTACTGCGAAAATCCCGACATCATTCTGTGTGGAAACAAGGCAGACCTAGAGGACCAGAGAAAAGTGTCTGAAGAACGGGCCAGGGATGTGGCTGAAAAGCATGG GCTTCCATATTTTGAGACGAGCGCCGCGACTGGTCAAAACGTTGCTAAGGTCGTGGAGTGTTTGTTGGACATGGTGATGTTAAGGATGGAGCAGTGCATGGACAAAACGCAGCGACCATTCGCACAAAATGGCCGCCGACTGCAGAAAGGAGAGATTGACGAATATAACCGAGACTCCAAATGTCTCTGTTAA